One Choloepus didactylus isolate mChoDid1 chromosome 8, mChoDid1.pri, whole genome shotgun sequence DNA window includes the following coding sequences:
- the UBE2N gene encoding ubiquitin-conjugating enzyme E2 N: protein MAGLPRRIIKETQRLLAEPVPGIKAEPDESNARYFHVVIAGPQDSPFEGGTFKLELFLPEEYPMAAPKVRFMTKIYHPNVDKLGRICLDILKDKWSPALQIRTVLLSIQALLSAPNPDDPLANDVAEQWKTNEAQAIETARAWTRLYAMNNI, encoded by the exons gAAACCCAGCGTTTGCTGGCAGAACCCGTTCCTGGTATTAAAGCAGAACCAGATGAAAGCAACGCCCGTTATTTTCATGTGGTCATTGCTGGCCCCCAGGATTCCCCCTTTGAGGGAGGGACTTTTAAACTTGAACTATTCCTTCCAGAAGAATACCCAATGGCAGCCCCTAAAGTACGTTTCATGACCAAAATATATCACCCTAATGTAGACAAGTTGGGAAGAATATGTTTAGATATTTTGAAAG ATAAGTGGTCCCCAGCACTGCAGATCCGCACAGTTCTGCTATCGATCCAGGCTTTGTTAAGTGCTCCCAATCCAGATGATCCATTAGCAAATGATGTAGCGGAGCAGTGGAAGACCAACGAAGCCCAAGCCATAGAAACAG CTAGAGCATGGACTAGGCTATATGCCATGAATAATATTTAA